The nucleotide sequence GCTCCAGCAGTTGGGAGCGGTACTTGGCCAACTTCGCCTTCAGCAGGCCCAAATGGTACTCGGTGGCTGGGGGAGAGGGTCGGGAAAAGAGAACATGCAGATTTAGCGACTCCCAGCCCAAATCCTAACCTAAATTCCGATGCCGATGGCCAGCGCGGCAAAATTCGCAAACCTTTGTTCTTCTGCGTCCGCGCGATTTCGCGCTCGATCTCCGCAATCTTCTCTAGGATGCCCATGCTGCTGGATTTCGCGATCGGGGGCCGGGCATGCAAAAGTTTAAGTAAAACAAAAGTtcggtttttatttattgaccAGCGGTGCGTCGCCCGGAATTCGGCAGCCCTGATCAGCTGTTTTTAGCACTCAAGATAGCGGTACCAAGGGGCTCAGGGAACCCTGAAGTGAAAGGCCGTGATGCTATCTTAACACAGAACTCCACAGTCCAATTCGAAAATTACTGGTCTGTAACTGTAATGACTGAGACAAAATTATTATCACAGATAAAATTCAATTacattataaattaaatttaaaagatgtaaaaaaaaacgtaCATTCCAACTTTGATAACTTTAATATTAGACACCAATATCAATATCATATCAGATATTTTCCCAATGAAGTTTTAAAAAGAGGGTTTAAATTGTATGGGGGATATAAAAACAAGTTTTATTAACCTACTTAGAACCAGcgaaataatttaatttaaaatatactgCATTCATTTTGCCGATCGATTTAAATAAAAGAAGACTTACTAATCAGTTTTCAAAAACATATTcgccatttttgtaaaacttTAAAAGTTTCGGGTAAAAAGTTGGTATTTTATCTTCACTGCAAACATTTTTGGCCGCCATCGTCCCATTTTTGTCCCCAGTTAGAGGAAGTAGATAAgcaaatttataaaaacataagACAGTTTCACAGCGATTGGGTTTTGGACTTTCCCTCTGTCATGAGTACggattatttttatttgtcaAAATAACTTGCGAAAAAGTAATCAGTCTTATTTTAAACCCAGACGGGTCAACATGTTCTTCGCGCTGaaagtttgttttttgttcCTGATCCAGGCTTTTTTTCTGGCCCATTCAGCTCCAAATGGTAATTAATGCCGAGGGTACTCCAATGTTGATCTAGATTCGGAGCAACGATGCTTTATTTTCCaacaatatttatatttacacaatttaaaatgtttgaaatCGTTGCACAATTTTATTGTGAgatgtatttttttaaggtgtgtaactttataaatttacaATAAGGCAAATTAGAAGGTAGTCTCCAGTTTCACATATCTCGGATTAAAAAAAGGTGCGAATctaattatataaattaattctaatttatattttgttgCGTTAGGGCTTTGTGTACTGATAAGCAATACTTCCTAGCGTTTTATCATAATGGGTTTTTCtgaatatgttttttttgAGTTAGctttaaaacataattttaaagattgtACAATTTCTCATCATACAGCAATAATATGAGTGCTTCGTGAGCTTGGAAAATAATCTGTCTCTGCTTTCCTTTCAGATTGCCAACCGGATGAAAAGTACATCAGATTGGATCAGTGCCCCCACGTGTATAATACTGAAATGACGGGTTTAATGAGAAGGGAATACGGCATCGATTACTTTCAATACTTGGGGCcccaaaagatctgctgccCCAAGCCTGGTAATGAGCTTCCAAATACGTATATCTGTGGGAGGAGTCCAGCTGGATACCGAATTGCGCGGGGCCAAGAGACGAGTCCTAATGAGTTTCCCTGGATGGCCATGCTTCTGTATATGAACAACACATCCATGGAGATAATTCCTTCATGTGCGGGATCTCTGATCAACAATCGTTATGTTCTGACCGCTGCCCACTGTTTATCTAACATGCCGGATGCCCTTACGCTCAAGAGTGTACGTCTGGGCGAGCACAACATCTGGGAAACCCCATTTAACAGGTGGGAATGCAGTGATCGCAGCCTCCGATGTGCTGTTCCTCATATTGACGTCGACGTGGAGAAATCCTTTGTCCATGGGCGTTACAAGAAGGGTGCACAGAGGCTTATGCAGCACGACATTGCCCTTTTGCGACTCAAAATGCCAGTACGGTAAGTAATGATTACCCGACAAGAAAAGACAAACCATCTTAAAAAAAGGACCTCACAAGTGATGATCGAAACCACTTATTCGCGATTTCTTTTATATCATTATGGATTATACTTTCGTATacttaaagaaatattgacATATCAAAGTAATAATACCAATACTCAATGGTGGTTCTTAAATTTGTTGAAATTATATGTTGATATCATATGAGCTATCTCTGGTCCCAAAATATACTTGCTCTAGATAtagaaataataatattcCTTTCTTTTATATCTTAATGTTTTAGTGACTAAATACGATTGATTCAAGACTGATCTGAAATGTCTGTTTCCTTAGCTTTAGTAAAGGAATCAGGGCGATATGCCTTCTGAGGGATCACCCCGCCTTGACAAATGCCAGGCTTGAAATAGCCGGATggggaaaaatggaaaatggatgGTTTAGCGAAGTACTGAGGAGAGGGGACGTCACAGAAGTGCACCCAAATAGATGCTCGGAAATGTTTCTACACCTGCAGTTCAACTTCAAGACCCAAATATGTGCCCGTGGCCGGAATGATGTGGACACCTGTAGTGGCGACTCCGGCGGTCCACTGATGGCCACCATGAAAGGCTACCACACAGAGTTTGTATATCAAGTTGGCATCACCTCCTTCGGACATTCAACCTGTGGAACTATTGGATATCCAGCTGTTTACACGAAAACCAAAGCCTTTTTCAACTGGATAGTGCGTAGGATGAAGGCCTAATAGTTTGTAATTGGATTAGATTTATTTGTCAAAAGAACTCGTAAAATATACACAAATACACGCAGGTAAATACTGTTACGATTACAAGAAACCCCACAACACGCAAATGACGATAAATTACAATAGTGACTGTTGACAGAGACATTGAGAGAAAGAGATAGGCCGGGTGGCGGGATGTTCCGGCGTCGGGGGGCCAAAAGGACCCTTTCCTCCGCTGGGAAGTCCTCCGCCGCCAGCGATTAGCGATTAGTGGTTGGCATAGAAGCCGTGTCCCGAGTTCCCCATGAACTCCGTCCAGCGCTGCGCCTCGAGGGAATCCAGCTCCGAGCAGACCTCGCCGGGTCGCAGGGAGCGGCAGGTGCACGTGATCCCGATGCGGGTCACCACCAGCTGCGACTCGAACTTGGGAAGGGCCGGCTCCGCGTCCACCAGACGCTCGCTGAGGCACTGCTTCAGGAACTGTTTGCGCAGCACGCGCAGGTTGTCGATGGTGTAGCCTGCAAATATCgggaaaattttaaaaaatattaagactTTCTTTTTTCGATCCACTTTGCTAACCTTTATCAGCTGGATTTATaagaattaaaataaaattaaaaattgctTCGACATTGGACAATAAGGATATCCATACACCAAAGGAATTAAAGATGTATTAAGGTATTGAAGATTAACAATATAAAGTCTATACCTTacagttttataattaaaaGGCTTTAAAAATGTCATAACAACCCGGAGAAAAAAGTTAAAGGTTGCCAtgctttttttaataaataaagtcAGTTAGTCAACATTTTAGCTCAGTGCTATGTGGCTATTATCAAGTTAAACGGAAGCGATCTTATCGGGTTCTTGATAATataacattttggtccagataaaattaaaataaatttttataagtAAATATTGAAGCTTCGACTTCGAATTCCCCAAAACTCGGCTCACTTACTCTTGTAGGCGCTGATCTTCTCCTCGACGCAGCTGAGGTCCTGTGGCGAGAAGAGTGGCGGATAGGCCTCCGATTCGCGGATGTTGAGGACGAAGGCAAAGTCCAGCGAGGAACTGGCGTTGCCCAGGGCCTTCAGCAGCACGCCGGTGGATGAGATGGAAGCCAAGTACCAGTCCGCTCCGGAGGACTCCTCTCGCCCGGGGGAATCCTCGCCAGTTGCAGTCGTGGTTCCGGAAGCACTCTCGCGTCTCTTGCGACGCCTCTTCTGCTTTTTGTTGCCTTCCTGGGCGTCCACAGCCTGTTCCCGCGCCTCGTTGTCCAGCTCCAGATCCCAAAGGCTGAGCGGGGACTGGGCGGACAGGGGTTGCCCGGTGGAACTGGGCGTGCTTTGTGTGGTGGGGGTGGAAATGGTGCCTCCCCTGGCCTCCAGGAACCCGCTGCGCACATCGCGACTCCCTGCGCTGGGATACTTGGACCGCAGGTGGATGGGCCTGTCACGGTCACTCTGCTCCAGAAGCGGAGGCACTTCGTCGTTGTACACCAGCTCGTATTCCTCCGGAACACGCAGAGGATTGGCACTTTCCGGCGGCAGCTGCAGGCCTTCGTAGTCCTTCTGCTAAATATATAATGTTCATAAGATATACACTCATAAAAAGAAACTGTAGTAACAAATATCTGTATGTtgaattaaaaataaagtacttactaaatatttgaatttaattcaacataatttataaaacaaatcaattttataaattttaagaaGAATGTTAATCATATTCACTTCCAATATTTCGCgagattaaaaaacaaaattttcgttttgaTATCAAtgcttaaaatctttaaactAAGTATAATTGTTAAATTTAGTATTTCCCCATTTAAATGTAATACAAAAACCGCTTgggattttaaaatattaaaaaaatatttaagttaaatatGAGATCTCTTGATTTACTACTTTATCAGTGTATATTAATACCTTAAAAGTGGACAACTTACAAACTCCTTGTAGGCTTCCTTGGGGTAACCTCCTCCCATTCCGAAGCTGGGCAGCTCGTTCTCTGCTCCCTGAGGTAGTAGCTCCTGTAGTTGCTGCTCCATTAGAGGATTGTGCCTGTGGTGGGCTTTTGATCGCCTACCAGGTTGTTCCGTTGCCCCACCGATACCATTACTATTTCCATTACCATTTTCAAATACCTTTCCGGCGGCCACCTGGCGGAGTAATTGCTCCCGATTTCCGTCCAGGAGCTTCTTAAGCAGCTTGGGATGCTTCAGTGGGGATTTCTTtcccgccgccgccgccggtCGTTGTGTGCGATTCAGCCGAACCTCCAGATCATCGGTGCTGAACAAAACCGCTCCTGGTGGCTCAATGTGCCTGGCAATCCCGTAGAGCTTGAGCACCGTGGACTCATTATACCTCAGCCGACATGTATCGGCCCTGGCCTGGAGTATAATGTCGCTATCGGGGACGAATTCGTAGGCATCCCGGGCATCCGGACGATTGCGGCACTGCAGCTGCCAGTGCAGGAAGAAGTCGCCTCCGAAGCTCTGCGAGATGGAAACCCCTCCCAGGAGGCTATTCGCACCTCCCGCATCCGTCATCACAGCACTCAGCAGAGGCTGTCCATTTTTGCCACTCAGTATGGTGGTCTGCGAGTAATAGTAGACTGGGAAACCCGGTCCCGTGTTGTACTTCACCATGAAATCCGTGACATTGTCGTGGTCAAAGAGGCCCGGCACAATGGCACTGACGCACTCGCTGGCCGGGAAGGTGTAGTTCCACATCATGGTGTAGTTGGCTCCGTCGAAGGCCAGGACACTCCGGTTGAAGGCGGCCACCACCACGTCCGAGACGCCATCACCATTCAGATCGGTTAATACGGCGGGCACCATCAAACCCGATCCCGGTTGTCGATGCAGCGGGGTGAAGTGCTTCTCACTGGTGTGCGCCATCAGGGAGTGGAGTCGCAAGGAGTAGATGCCACCCGGCGTGTTCTGACCCCCGGTGACTATCAGCAGGAGCTCCGTTCCATCCGTCTGCGTGAGCAGCTGAATGGGAACAAACATCTCCTCCCGATAGGGCGTTGGAATGCTCCGGATCACCTTGCCCGTCTTCCCGGAGATCAGCTTTATGTGCCCCGCCTTGGACTCCTCGCGCTCCTCCAGATGGGCTGCTATTATCTCCGGCACCGAATCCCCATCCAGATCGCGCAGCACGTTGATCGTGTACAGATCCATGACGATGGGGGAGTTCGTCTCCACTTCTAACTCGCGGAAGCGCCAGATTATGGAACCAGTGCGGCCGTTTATGGCGTAGATCATCTGTTGGGTgataaaaacatattaaattAGATTTGTGGTTCCTTGCTTATATGGAATTGGTTATCATAGTCGCTTTAAAAAACCTTGAAATGAGGTATGCTATTCGACCTTCTAGACCCAAAAGTTTATCCACCCCAAATTTTAGAAATTGGAAGTAAATAGCATTTGTTTccataaacaaaataaatgaattcctaaaaaatgtttttaaaatatagtaAATTTACTAAGGGCCGGTATTTTAATGTTTCGTAGAGGATCTAGTATGTTATCTTTTAGAGCAAGTTAACATTGAGGTTAATTGTTCGAGTAGATATTTTTTCACTATGCGTCGTTAATTATACAAATATCAAGTCTTAACAGATTACATTCATCAACAAATTTAGCTAGAACATGACATAAAGTTAACGTAATATTCagatacaacattttaaaatagcAATTTTACTCTATGATAAAAGTTAAcctgacattgagaaatcgaCCCCTAATGAAggaaatttgtttttaaaaaatatctttaaaaacaTAAAGATCTTccgatttttaaaatatcctgTCAATTTTTTTCGCATGTGGGGTTTTGATATCTCTTATTAAAATAGAAGGTTGTATAATGTAGAAGTTCCACTTACCCCCAGCCTTCCAGCTGCCACGCAATCGGTGCCTCCATCGCCGTCCACATCCGCGCTGCAGTGCAGCGAGAAGACGTTCGCCACGCTCCAAGATTGCCATAAAATGGAGCCATCCAGTCCGTTCAAGGCCACCACTCCGCCCTCGCATGGCACCTCCTCCCCCTGCTGGGCGGACTGACAGCGCGGCAGGGGGATGCCCTCGTAGTGGATGTTGTCGTCCACTCCGTAACCAAAGACCACGTCCTTGATCCCGTCGCCATTCAGATCAGCCGCCCGAAGAGGACTCTCGCTGTTCATGCGGGCCAAGCTGCGGGTCCATCGCTTTTGGACACTGATCTGGGTGCAGGGCACGAACTCGCTGCCCATGGAGCTGCCGTATGCGATGCGGGAGGCGCCCGCTGAGATGGCCGCCAGCTGGGCGGGATCGGGGCGCCACCAGTGGCGGATGCGCTGCAGGGGCAGCGGGAAGAGCGTCAGCATGAGGGCCGCCAGGCTGAGCAGGGCGCAGAGCACCGTTAGGGCGGCCAGGGCGTAGCAGAAGGGCTCGCAGCAGCGACAGCATCGCCGCCTCCTGTGCTGCTTCATAATGGGAGTAGAAGCTGACCCCGAACCGGGTCCAGATCCTGGACTGTGCTTGCGACGCGGCGCCATCAGGGGTCTCTTCAGACCCTGCTCCTCGCTGCGCTGTGGGGGAGAAGCAATAACAGGTTAATTAATTTCTACTTGGAACCAATATTCAATTAGGATTTTAAAGGAAGttctaaatattatttttagtattattttttattttatttttagaagTACGATATACTTGTTTTATTTTCAGCCAGAAACTCATTTTTTAGATATCAACACATAACGCGTGggttaaatatttgtataaataAGGATAAGGTTActaatattataaatttatacacaatttttcaagatatagtaaatatataataaattttttagctctaaaaagtcaataaaaacattttaagtaCTGAATAATTAATAAGGATAACTAATAGCACAGCGGAGTTCTCTTATCACtgttttataaacaaaagaaaatatatggCTTTGAAAGATTACAACACTGAAGTCAGCATATGGAAGCGCCAAATGTATGATATGATACGGCCACCTCTTTGTTATCTGTTGTTTACAATAGAAAAGAGTCATCTTATATGTATAAAAACTAAGAAAATATGGTCCAGACTTTTtcagaaaacatttttttatctGTACACTTGAAACTTTAGACAAAGTCCCACCACTCTTTTATTAACCCTTCTTAACAGGATTTAACTGCACTTAGGAATCGAATTTACTCTTTTCCCTTATGATATCCGCTTGAAGTTCTTACCTTCGCCGACCTGGCATCCTTGATGAACACCTCGTCCTCGACATCGTCGCTGGCGTCCTCATCGATGGACGAGTCCCGTATGGCAATCCTCTTGGAGGGCACATATGGTCGCAGTTTGATCATCTTTGGGTCCGGTTCCGCCGCTGCGGTGGCACCGCCAAGCTGCGCCTGCAATAAAGCCTCTGTTTTAGCCGCTCGAAGGATGCGCCGCGGGTCCTTTAAAGCATTCTGTGGCTCCGTGTTCGTCCGTGCAACTCCAATTGCAGCGATGCGCGTCCGGCGATTGTGTAAAAATCAATAGCGACGTCACGGCTTCGCGCTCAGCTGTCTGCGAATCCGGAGCATGCGCCCTGGTGGGTTGACAATGGAACCACCCTGGCCACCACCCACTGGGCCAAAACGCCACGTGTTGGCCAGCGGCTACAGGTTTGTTTGTCAACAATGTGGCGGCCCACCTGGCCAGCTCTCTTCCTTTCTCTCTCGTTGGCTCTCTCCTGTGGCATCTGTTGCTGGACAGAGCcaccacccaaaaaaaaaccaccCATCAGCCACCCTCCAACCACATACCACCCATGTATGCAACATCCCCATGCCGAAACTCCCTGATTAGCTACTCCCGGGCGGTTCAATGTCCTCGCTTTGAGGCTTTTCATGAATGAAGTGGGTGGAGTTGGAACatgtgggcggtgggcggagGTTCCATTCACCGAACTTCCGCGTGCCGCCAATGTGGGTCACATCTTCTGTGGGACACTGTGTGGTTTCCCCGCTCGGCAAAGCTGGCGATTAATATTTAATGGGATTTTGTCTACCTTTCAGTGGCAGGAAGTGAAACGGAAAAGATATGATTGGCTGATATCTCAGCGTTCGATTAAAGCGGAATTATCTTGGACTAACCTTTAGTAAAAGCTTCGTTCAATAAGCTTATACTAACCATTGAAATGCAAGCGAAGTGTGACTTCTAAAGAGTAGTTCGAATTTATCTAATTTTTTCTTTAACAGATTCAATGAGTTTAGAATAATTTAATGTCAATCCCAATCTATCCAATCcaatactatatatataagaAATCTAATTATTTTTAGTATTGACTATTGTCAACTACTTATGTTTAAATCGTGTGTCAATAAGGTTTCCGGAGATTTCAATAAGCAAATTAATATGTATATTCGGTTCTAAAATATTAGTTCAATCAATGGTTGAGAATCTTCCCATTTCCCCCATTAACAAAGCATACTTTTTAAACAGAACTCAGAACTCAAATTAGTTATATTACCtctataataacaaggaaatCATCTCCAATTTCCGTTTGCAGGCCAAAATTGCGATTGGCTTTGGCCCATACAATCCAATTTACACTCATCTTGTAAGATCCTAACTTCTCAGTGGGAGTAAATTCAGGTAATCCGTTGTCCAGTCTGCAACCTTGGCTCTCTTGACGTCACAGCTTTATTCTTTTTGCCTAAATAAGTTTCCGTTTCTGTATCTATTTTTctcataatttattttacaacATTTTCTATGACGTAGTGGCGCTTGTCAAAAGCCAAACACACAAGTGAAAAGTTCCCTAGTTCCTTTCACTCCCCCACCCAAAAGTATTCAAATTGCAAGTGCGCCAAAACCTTTGCGAATTTGCCATAGCCACCGCCCCGATGCTGCCCTCAGCAGAAACTTAAGAGCACCACTTAGTGGGGGTGGATTCCGAGGCTGGTGGGGAATAGGAGCACTCAGAACAGGTCCAAGCTCGACTGCATTCGAATAAACTATAGAAAAATCAGCGGCTTTTTATAGCGGCCCCATCAATAGAGAGGGGCGTGGATGAGGTGGTAACTTAAGTGTGCTATTATCGCATCAGAGATAATTTAATAACGACGAGTCTTCTTCTTCGCTCGGAGGCCAGAAAGCCAGAAAGGATGTATGGAATCCGCTCAAGAGTGTTGCGGCAAGGCGTTGAGTAGTGCTTGGGgctggtgggcgtggcaggtcTCGGGGATTCACAATATATACCCATAGAAAGATGTTTCACATGTGTGTGCATTGGGTGACAACTGCGTCAAGGTCGCCAGGAATTTGAAGAAGGAAGCaatgtgtttatttatgaTATTTGTTAATATGAGCTGAGCTATAACTTAGTGACCTAAAAATATAGTTCTGAAAATATGGTTTTGAAAAGGtgaaatttcattttccatacaaattaaaaaaatgatcTATCAGTAAGGTATCTTAAAAATTCCAATGTGTATCTTTATTTAAACCTCGTGGCTTGAAAgtggttttatttttgtactagtatttattataatataatgaaaaaatcgtattattagttttaatattttgggaaaagaaaaatattaccTGCAACGAGCGCACAAATATACATAAGCTAATGGAAAATAAGTATGTTGTTCCAATGCAGTTGTCTTATCAAAGCTCGTATTCTATTGTATGTAAATCCTACTATTATATAATTTCTATTCCCGGTTAAGTTATCTTTATAGAGTCTTCTATAATTCCCTGCTCCTTGTATTTCCGATTTCCAGCATATTTTTAGCTCACCGATTTCCCAGTTCCCCAAGCGCTTTTGTCATCTCATTAAACTTGATTTTGCTGCAGTTTCCATCCggcttttattttctattCTTTGTTATTCCAATTGTGCACTCCGTGTGACGTCAGAAGGGGGACCCCAGGATTACCGTGGCACTGCATTCATTAGCCAGGGTCTCCGAGTGTCCTGTCCCCCTCGAGGATGCCACTGGCCCCAACTTTTGATGCGACAAATGCCACTTCTGGGGCCACTTGGCAACTTGCGGAGCACTTGTTAAGGGCGGGCTAACAAGGAAATTGATTGAGAAATGCTCGAAACTTAAGAATCCAAGTGTGAACAAATAAAAGCTAACGAAACAACTGCAGTATACATATATTCAAGAATTTTCCCCCGAATTAAACGAGTAGAATCGATAGACAAATGTCGCATCTTGCCATGATGCGAAATTGAAGGTCCTGCCCTCCACATCCGGCGGTGCATCATCATGTTCTGGGCGAGAAGGGTGCGGCGGATGACAACAATGTCGATGACGACAGAGCCGAGCAGATTATGTGGCAAAAGGAGGCAATGCCAAAGTACTCGAGGAAATTATGTTAAGTGACAAACACACAGGGCCCATGGCGATGCAGCCCTGGTTGGGGAAAGGATATTTGCCTGGCCTATATATAGACGCATATACAAACATCCATGGGCCGATAGTTCCTTGTTCTCCCAATATTAAAGACTACTCTTCTGGCGGCTTTCACTTTTGTTTTTCCCACCAGTCGGAAAAGGACTCACCCACACGCACGGACACTTATACCAACACAGCGTCAAGCATCCTGCATCCTTCGTTGGTGAACTTTTCGCTCGTGCCTGGCAACGTTTTAAATTCAAATCTGCTCGCCTCCAACTGTCAGTTGTCAGCGAAAGTTTGAACTGCCAAGACGTTCAAAACGGAAAGAActaaatcttaaaaaataaagcCAGTCAACTATTAAATGCTAAAGTGTGcagaatatatattaaaacataaaattCATATTTGACATCTCAATAAACGTTTTAAATTATTCCGGAAAGTTAATAAAAAGTGGTGTTTCTTAAAGATGTCAGTTGGGGCGTCAAGCTGATGGTTATGTAATCTCTGTGAAGATTCCAGAAATCCAACAGAAATCTATAGCCTCGATAGCCGAACGGATACAAGTTGACTGCAAGAGAACCGTTTTCGCCGATTTCATCCAATAACTGTGTAAGATTCTAAaacttttttgaaaatttaatatgtttttgttaaaattttccaacaacataatttaaatataatccGCTAAATAGCATACAAagcttttttaatttaaaagtgAAATTACAACACTTACAATATTACGAAACTTAATATTGCATGTAAAAAGTTTTTCGacgtttttaaaatgttttacaaAGGCTTCTAAAATACAATGCTATATCTTGAAAAAATCTACAAAAAAAGTATTTGTATGCGCCATTTCGGTATGCACGTGTAAAAAGTATTGAAAATTATATTGGAATTGACACTTTTACTGAAAATATCAACTTCTAAATTtgattgtaaaatattttgttaaacaattattttcaacactttaaaaaaagcaTTATATAGGGATTGTTAATAAACTATTTTTCAATAGTTGTGACATTTCTAAAATCTCAAgcattttgtttataaaaatcctCTTTAAAAGTTATCAACTTTCACTCAGAATAATCATTATATCTGAAATCttatataaaagaaaattgataatacaattttaaaatatttcgaaCAACCAattaaagtaaaaaatgtattgCAGCCTATtaatgaattttttatttaaaatcgcTGATGCTTTAAGTTGGCCCAATTTGCCGAGAAGAAGGAGAACCTCAGACTTGTGCCGTGGCAATTGTCCTTGTCTAATGGGGCTCTGCAGCATTGGCAGGATTCTTTCATTGCCCGCTTTCTTCCTCGTGTTCGTCATGTGGGATGGGGGCGGCTGCTGGGGCAGGagcagggggcgtggcatcCTCGCGGGCTCATAAAAAGGCGCATGGGCCACTTAAGGCACGGTtcacccaccgcccaccgcaTTCCGCCCCTTCGAGTGGCTTTAATTGTGAATTAAGACGGTATTGTGCAGCGAGCAACTGCGACGACGACAGGTATTGCTGTCTGTGTCCTGCGGCCAGGGTTGCCATCCTGCATTTGGATTCGGACTACAGGGCTCCCAATGCCGAGGCTATCGAGGCGTAGGCATTGTCGAAGGCAACTGCCTTTTTGTCTTTCGGTCTCGTCCCCCATTTTATTTACTTGGTTAAGCGGCATAATGGTTGCTATTTTCGTGCCAATCGCTCTCGATGCATTGTCAATGCCAGGACGACCCTTCGAAAGCCTTTGATCCTTTCCACCTGGTGGAAGGTCGCGACACAGACACAGACCGGGAAATCGCTTCAAGTTGTTTGCTTCGGCGACGACCTTTTGTCAGGAAGAACCGTGAAAATAATACTTATTTTAACAGAAAATAGGTGTCAGGAAGGACACAGAGAATTTCTTTACACATATTAAAGTGACCAGATTTTGAGAATTAAAGTTTTACATCATTATTAATAATCccaaaaaaattcaatttctaaaaatatttttttaacatctctaagaaaatatatattaaatagtAACATG is from Drosophila suzukii chromosome 3, CBGP_Dsuzu_IsoJpt1.0, whole genome shotgun sequence and encodes:
- the LOC108014202 gene encoding uncharacterized protein isoform X1 — its product is MSVNWIVWAKANRNFGLQTEIGDDFLVIIEAQLGGATAAAEPDPKMIKLRPYVPSKRIAIRDSSIDEDASDDVEDEVFIKDARSAKRSEEQGLKRPLMAPRRKHSPGSGPGSGSASTPIMKQHRRRRCCRCCEPFCYALAALTVLCALLSLAALMLTLFPLPLQRIRHWWRPDPAQLAAISAGASRIAYGSSMGSEFVPCTQISVQKRWTRSLARMNSESPLRAADLNGDGIKDVVFGYGVDDNIHYEGIPLPRCQSAQQGEEVPCEGGVVALNGLDGSILWQSWSVANVFSLHCSADVDGDGGTDCVAAGRLGMIYAINGRTGSIIWRFRELEVETNSPIVMDLYTINVLRDLDGDSVPEIIAAHLEEREESKAGHIKLISGKTGKVIRSIPTPYREEMFVPIQLLTQTDGTELLLIVTGGQNTPGGIYSLRLHSLMAHTSEKHFTPLHRQPGSGLMVPAVLTDLNGDGVSDVVVAAFNRSVLAFDGANYTMMWNYTFPASECVSAIVPGLFDHDNVTDFMVKYNTGPGFPVYYYSQTTILSGKNGQPLLSAVMTDAGGANSLLGGVSISQSFGGDFFLHWQLQCRNRPDARDAYEFVPDSDIILQARADTCRLRYNESTVLKLYGIARHIEPPGAVLFSTDDLEVRLNRTQRPAAAAGKKSPLKHPKLLKKLLDGNREQLLRQVAAGKVFENGNGNSNGIGGATEQPGRRSKAHHRHNPLMEQQLQELLPQGAENELPSFGMGGGYPKEAYKEFQKDYEGLQLPPESANPLRVPEEYELVYNDEVPPLLEQSDRDRPIHLRSKYPSAGSRDVRSGFLEARGGTISTPTTQSTPSSTGQPLSAQSPLSLWDLELDNEAREQAVDAQEGNKKQKRRRKRRESASGTTTATGEDSPGREESSGADWYLASISSTGVLLKALGNASSSLDFAFVLNIRESEAYPPLFSPQDLSCVEEKISAYKSYTIDNLRVLRKQFLKQCLSERLVDAEPALPKFESQLVVTRIGITCTCRSLRPGEVCSELDSLEAQRWTEFMGNSGHGFYANH
- the LOC108014202 gene encoding uncharacterized protein isoform X2, with the protein product MSVNWIVWAKANRNFGLQTEIGDDFLVIIEAQLGGATAAAEPDPKMIKLRPYVPSKRIAIRDSSIDEDASDDVEDEVFIKDARSAKRSEEQGLKRPLMAPRRKHSPGSGPGSGSASTPIMKQHRRRRCCRCCEPFCYALAALTVLCALLSLAALMLTLFPLPLQRIRHWWRPDPAQLAAISAGASRIAYGSSMGSEFVPCTQISVQKRWTRSLARMNSESPLRAADLNGDGIKDVVFGYGVDDNIHYEGIPLPRCQSAQQGEEVPCEGGVVALNGLDGSILWQSWSVANVFSLHCSADVDGDGGTDCVAAGRLGMIYAINGRTGSIIWRFRELEVETNSPIVMDLYTINVLRDLDGDSVPEIIAAHLEEREESKAGHIKLISGKTGKVIRSIPTPYREEMFVPIQLLTQTDGTELLLIVTGGQNTPGGIYSLRLHSLMAHTSEKHFTPLHRQPGSGLMVPAVLTDLNGDGVSDVVVAAFNRSVLAFDGANYTMMWNYTFPASECVSAIVPGLFDHDNVTDFMVKYNTGPGFPVYYYSQTTILSGKNGQPLLSAVMTDAGGANSLLGGVSISQSFGGDFFLHWQLQCRNRPDARDAYEFVPDSDIILQARADTCRLRYNESTVLKLYGIARHIEPPGAVLFSTDDLEVRLNRTQRPAAAAGKKSPLKHPKLLKKLLDGNREQLLRQVAAGKVFENGNGNSNGIGGATEQPGRRSKAHHRHNPLMEQQLQELLPQGAENELPSFGMGGGYPKEAYKEFKDYEGLQLPPESANPLRVPEEYELVYNDEVPPLLEQSDRDRPIHLRSKYPSAGSRDVRSGFLEARGGTISTPTTQSTPSSTGQPLSAQSPLSLWDLELDNEAREQAVDAQEGNKKQKRRRKRRESASGTTTATGEDSPGREESSGADWYLASISSTGVLLKALGNASSSLDFAFVLNIRESEAYPPLFSPQDLSCVEEKISAYKSYTIDNLRVLRKQFLKQCLSERLVDAEPALPKFESQLVVTRIGITCTCRSLRPGEVCSELDSLEAQRWTEFMGNSGHGFYANH